One window of the Camelus ferus isolate YT-003-E chromosome 12, BCGSAC_Cfer_1.0, whole genome shotgun sequence genome contains the following:
- the DTX3 gene encoding probable E3 ubiquitin-protein ligase DTX3 isoform X3, whose product MSFVLSRMAACGGTCKNKVTVSKPVWDFLSKETPARLARLREEHRVSILIDGETSDIYVLQLSPQGPPPAPPNGLYLARKALKGLLKEAEKELKKAQRQGELMGCLALGGGGEHPELHRPGPPPLRAAPLLPPGARGLPPPPPPLPPPLPPRLREEAEEQESTCPICLGEIQNAKTLEKCRHSFCEGCITRALQVKKACPMCGRFYGQLVGNQPQNGRMLVSKDATLLLPSYEKYGTIVIQYVFPPGVQGAEHPNPGVRYPGTTRVAYLPDCPEGNKVLTLFRKAFDQRLTFTIGTSMTTGRPNVITWNDIHHKTSCTGGPQLFGYPDPTYLTRVQEELRAKGITDD is encoded by the exons TGTCGTTCGTCCTGTCCAGAATGGCAGCCTGTGGAGGCACCTGCAAGAACAAAGTGACTGTCTCCAAGCCTGTGTGGGACTTCCTAAGTAAGGAGACCCCAGCCCGGCTGGCCCGGCTTCGGGAGGAGCACCGTGTGTCCATCCTCATAGACGGCGAGACTTCTGACATCTATGTTCTCCAGCTTTCCCCACAGGgcccgcccccggcccctcccaATGGGCTCTACCTGGCCCGGAAGGCTCTCAAGGGGCTGctaaaggaggcagagaaagagctaAAGAAAGCTCAGAGGCAGGGGGAGCTTATGGGCTGCCTGgctttggggggtggaggggagcacCCTGAGCTGCACCGCCCAGGCCCACCCCCTCTCCGagcagccccactcctgcccccagggGCCCGCGggcttcccccacctcctcctcccctgcccccgcctctTCCTCCCCGCCTtcgggaggaggcagaagagcaggAGAGCACCTGCCCCATCTGTCTCGGGGAGATCCAGAACGCCAAGACATTGGAGAAGTGCCGGCACTCATTCTGCGAGGGCTGCATCACCCGGGCCCTGCAAGTGAAAAAGGCCTGCCCCATGTGTGGCCGCTTCTACGGGCAGCTGGTGGGCAACCAGCCCCAGAATGGGCGGATGCTGGTCTCTAAGGATGCCACACTCCTGCTACCCAGCTATGAGAAGTATGGCACCATCGTCATCCAGTACGTCTTCCCGCCCGGTGTCCAGGGG gcTGAACATCCAAACCCAGGAGTTCGGTACCCTGGCACCACACGGGTGGCCTACCTCCCGGACTGCCCCGAGGGCAACAAGGTGCTGACCCTGTTCCGCAAGGCGTTTGACCAGCGCCTCACCTTCACTATCGGCACGTCCATGACCACAGGGAGACCGAATGTCATCACCTGGAACGACATCCACCACAAGACCAGCTGCACAGGGGGACCCCAGCT GTTTGGGTACCCAGACCCTACCTACCTGACCCGGGTGCAAGAGGAGCTGAGAGCCAAGGGCATCACCGATGACTGA
- the DTX3 gene encoding probable E3 ubiquitin-protein ligase DTX3 isoform X2, giving the protein MPILSSSGSKMAACGGTCKNKVTVSKPVWDFLSKETPARLARLREEHRVSILIDGETSDIYVLQLSPQGPPPAPPNGLYLARKALKGLLKEAEKELKKAQRQGELMGCLALGGGGEHPELHRPGPPPLRAAPLLPPGARGLPPPPPPLPPPLPPRLREEAEEQESTCPICLGEIQNAKTLEKCRHSFCEGCITRALQVKKACPMCGRFYGQLVGNQPQNGRMLVSKDATLLLPSYEKYGTIVIQYVFPPGVQGAEHPNPGVRYPGTTRVAYLPDCPEGNKVLTLFRKAFDQRLTFTIGTSMTTGRPNVITWNDIHHKTSCTGGPQLFGYPDPTYLTRVQEELRAKGITDD; this is encoded by the exons AATGGCAGCCTGTGGAGGCACCTGCAAGAACAAAGTGACTGTCTCCAAGCCTGTGTGGGACTTCCTAAGTAAGGAGACCCCAGCCCGGCTGGCCCGGCTTCGGGAGGAGCACCGTGTGTCCATCCTCATAGACGGCGAGACTTCTGACATCTATGTTCTCCAGCTTTCCCCACAGGgcccgcccccggcccctcccaATGGGCTCTACCTGGCCCGGAAGGCTCTCAAGGGGCTGctaaaggaggcagagaaagagctaAAGAAAGCTCAGAGGCAGGGGGAGCTTATGGGCTGCCTGgctttggggggtggaggggagcacCCTGAGCTGCACCGCCCAGGCCCACCCCCTCTCCGagcagccccactcctgcccccagggGCCCGCGggcttcccccacctcctcctcccctgcccccgcctctTCCTCCCCGCCTtcgggaggaggcagaagagcaggAGAGCACCTGCCCCATCTGTCTCGGGGAGATCCAGAACGCCAAGACATTGGAGAAGTGCCGGCACTCATTCTGCGAGGGCTGCATCACCCGGGCCCTGCAAGTGAAAAAGGCCTGCCCCATGTGTGGCCGCTTCTACGGGCAGCTGGTGGGCAACCAGCCCCAGAATGGGCGGATGCTGGTCTCTAAGGATGCCACACTCCTGCTACCCAGCTATGAGAAGTATGGCACCATCGTCATCCAGTACGTCTTCCCGCCCGGTGTCCAGGGG gcTGAACATCCAAACCCAGGAGTTCGGTACCCTGGCACCACACGGGTGGCCTACCTCCCGGACTGCCCCGAGGGCAACAAGGTGCTGACCCTGTTCCGCAAGGCGTTTGACCAGCGCCTCACCTTCACTATCGGCACGTCCATGACCACAGGGAGACCGAATGTCATCACCTGGAACGACATCCACCACAAGACCAGCTGCACAGGGGGACCCCAGCT GTTTGGGTACCCAGACCCTACCTACCTGACCCGGGTGCAAGAGGAGCTGAGAGCCAAGGGCATCACCGATGACTGA